The following proteins come from a genomic window of Ictalurus furcatus strain D&B chromosome 26, Billie_1.0, whole genome shotgun sequence:
- the nthl1 gene encoding endonuclease III-like protein 1 isoform X2 produces the protein MRSGRDAPVDQMGAEKCYDPQAPPEVMRYQVLVSLMLSSQTKDQVTAAAMERLRAHDLSVTSVLKMGEDKLGELIYPVGFWKTKVKYLKQATEMIQREFGGDIPDTLEGLVRLPGVGPKMAHLAMGIAWKRVSGIGVDTHVHRISNRLGWTRATTKNPEETRRALEEWLPRDLWREINWLLVGFGQQVCLPVSPLCSACLNQHTCPSAHTASPARRPKPGSPRSPREPAIPPKIPEMKPEAPTPQIKEEPVAVPLSVSRPRRKRERDRADTRAEAKEPRNDRKLREERGNESQACTGRRKEETRGGEKKAACPRLQRRTGERKR, from the exons ATGCGGAGTGGACGGGACGCTCCGGTGGACCAGATGGGGGCGGAGAAGTGCTACGACCCCCAGGCTCCACCCGAG gtgATGCGTTATCAGGTGTTGGTCTCCCTGATGTTGTCCAGTCAGACGAAGGATCAGGTGACGGCTGCAGCCATGGAGCGGCTGCGTGCACACGACCTCAGTGTGACCTCCGTCCTCAAAATGGGCGAGGACAAATTGGGCGAACTGATCTACCCCGTGGGCTTCTGGAAG acgaAGGTGAAGTACCTGAAGCAGGCGACGGAGATGATCCAGCGTGAGTTTGGAGGTGACATCCCTGACACGCTGGAGGGTTTGGTGCGTCTCCCCGGGGTCGGCCCCAAGATGGCCCACCTGGCCATGGGCATCGCCTGGAAACGGGTCTCCGGCATCG GAGTGGACACGCACGTTCACCGGATCTCTAACAGGCTTGGATGGACTCGTGCCACCACCAAGAACCCAGAGGAGACCCGTCGAGCGCTGGAGGAGTGGCTTCCGAG AGATCTGTGGCGTGAGATAAACTGGCTGTTGGTGGGTTTCGGGCAGCAGGTCTGTTTACCCGTCTCACCTTTGTGCTCCGCCTGTCTGAACCAGCACACCTGTCCCTCCGCCCACACCGCCTCACCAGCCCGCAGGCCCAAACCTGGCTCTCCTCGATCTCCCAGGGAGCCTGCTATACCGCCAAAGATCCCCGAAATGAAACCGGAGGCGCCGACGCCACAGATCAAAGAGGAACCCGTCGCCGTTCCCCTGTCCGTGTCTCGTCCGCGACGGAAAAGGGAGAGGGACAGAGCGGACACGCGAGCCGAGGCGAAAGAGCCAAGAAACGACAGGAAACTCCGGGAAGAGCGAGGAAACGAATCGCAGGCATGTACGGGAAGGAGAAAGGAAGAGACGAGAGGCGGAGAGAAGAAGGCCGCGTGTCCTCGGCTCCAGAGAAGAACCGGAGAGCGCAAGCGCTGA
- the nthl1 gene encoding endonuclease III-like protein 1 isoform X1, giving the protein MFWAGACVCARTPQTHQYSGNKIIKTMKTSSRYFSSERKAVSDLSQADTAAKTLLKGRETRRLKCSRMMEESSAGIKEEPGEECTISKTERSPRGHCGLVKSNVTAEPKEDPGDGHAPLRSPRTLRRGHVKVEYEDKAGPCVKTKDRWEPPDWRTQLSFIREMRSGRDAPVDQMGAEKCYDPQAPPEVMRYQVLVSLMLSSQTKDQVTAAAMERLRAHDLSVTSVLKMGEDKLGELIYPVGFWKTKVKYLKQATEMIQREFGGDIPDTLEGLVRLPGVGPKMAHLAMGIAWKRVSGIGVDTHVHRISNRLGWTRATTKNPEETRRALEEWLPRDLWREINWLLVGFGQQVCLPVSPLCSACLNQHTCPSAHTASPARRPKPGSPRSPREPAIPPKIPEMKPEAPTPQIKEEPVAVPLSVSRPRRKRERDRADTRAEAKEPRNDRKLREERGNESQACTGRRKEETRGGEKKAACPRLQRRTGERKR; this is encoded by the exons ATGTTTTGGGCGGGTGCTTGTGTTTGCGCGCGCACACCTCAGACGCACCAATACTCggggaataaaataataaaaacaatgaaaacgaGTTCGCGTTATTTCAGCAGTGAGAGAAAAGCCGTGTCAGATCTTTCACAAGCTGATACAGCGGccaaaactttattaaaaggGAGAGAAACCCGCAGACTGAAATGCAGCAGAATGATGGAGGAAAGTTCTGCAGGGATTAAAGAAGAACCAGGAGAGGAATGTACCATTTCTAAAACAGAGAGGTCTCCACGTGGGCACTGTGGATTAGTAAAGTCAAACGTCACAG CGGAACCTAAGGAAGATCCCGGGGATGGCCACGCCCCTTTAAGATCACCTCGCACCTTGAGGAGGGGCCACGTTAAAGTGGAGTACGAAGACAAGGCGGGACCCTGCGTCAAAACGAAAGATCGCTGGGAACCGCCCGATTGGAGGACGCAGCTGTCCTTCATCAGAGAGATGCGGAGTGGACGGGACGCTCCGGTGGACCAGATGGGGGCGGAGAAGTGCTACGACCCCCAGGCTCCACCCGAG gtgATGCGTTATCAGGTGTTGGTCTCCCTGATGTTGTCCAGTCAGACGAAGGATCAGGTGACGGCTGCAGCCATGGAGCGGCTGCGTGCACACGACCTCAGTGTGACCTCCGTCCTCAAAATGGGCGAGGACAAATTGGGCGAACTGATCTACCCCGTGGGCTTCTGGAAG acgaAGGTGAAGTACCTGAAGCAGGCGACGGAGATGATCCAGCGTGAGTTTGGAGGTGACATCCCTGACACGCTGGAGGGTTTGGTGCGTCTCCCCGGGGTCGGCCCCAAGATGGCCCACCTGGCCATGGGCATCGCCTGGAAACGGGTCTCCGGCATCG GAGTGGACACGCACGTTCACCGGATCTCTAACAGGCTTGGATGGACTCGTGCCACCACCAAGAACCCAGAGGAGACCCGTCGAGCGCTGGAGGAGTGGCTTCCGAG AGATCTGTGGCGTGAGATAAACTGGCTGTTGGTGGGTTTCGGGCAGCAGGTCTGTTTACCCGTCTCACCTTTGTGCTCCGCCTGTCTGAACCAGCACACCTGTCCCTCCGCCCACACCGCCTCACCAGCCCGCAGGCCCAAACCTGGCTCTCCTCGATCTCCCAGGGAGCCTGCTATACCGCCAAAGATCCCCGAAATGAAACCGGAGGCGCCGACGCCACAGATCAAAGAGGAACCCGTCGCCGTTCCCCTGTCCGTGTCTCGTCCGCGACGGAAAAGGGAGAGGGACAGAGCGGACACGCGAGCCGAGGCGAAAGAGCCAAGAAACGACAGGAAACTCCGGGAAGAGCGAGGAAACGAATCGCAGGCATGTACGGGAAGGAGAAAGGAAGAGACGAGAGGCGGAGAGAAGAAGGCCGCGTGTCCTCGGCTCCAGAGAAGAACCGGAGAGCGCAAGCGCTGA